Proteins encoded by one window of Marixanthomonas sp. SCSIO 43207:
- a CDS encoding phosphoesterase, with the protein MKKINIFITFTLGLLLISCATYQPQYASNYQNNTSTSNNKEVERTFYLIGNAGYIGETEKNLALKSFQNYIADKNTEDANLLFLGNSFYPKGMPEDDEPALNKAKEVIKKQLEAIKGFEGTVNVLPGNLDWKSGVDGLELEEDLLKEALNSDSVLEPNNGCPLEEVEITEDVHLIMIDTQWYIENWDKHPKMNDKCQVKNRAKFLVELEGELKKAKQRTIILAMYHPLYTNGQYGGKYPAKNHLLPVPGVASLITQVRSQGAISTQDRYNESYNDLMERIEVLVKDHQNLVLVSGHEKSLQYIDGRNAKQVIVGSGGDATAAALGNNGAFAYGGQGFSKVTIYKDRSTSVTFFKAEENGTATRLFEKEIIQPEKEYDTSQLPKKFPKHVKAAVYNDSLVNRSSFFKTVWGDHYRKVYGKEVLAPTVDLDTLYGGLTVERAGGGHQTVSLRLVDKEGHDYNMRALKKSAVQFLQTVILKNEVIEDDFKNTIPEDLILDFYTAAHPYGAFAIPKLADAAKVFHTNPKLFYVPKQKALGKFNDRYGDELYMIVERPDEEYDGAIFDYAEDIISTDDVLEEIRDDEENKINQKAYIRARVFDMLIGDWDRHNDQWRFALQEDEDGNKIYTPIPRDRDQVFANFDGGLLDAVRTLFSTSRQFQVYGPELKHTKWFNSAGIKLDRALAENYGREEWMAQAKYIEQNVTDEVIEEAFKDLPKEVQDATSEEIIKNLKGRRDNIVRIASEYYDYFSNLQIFTGTDKDDLFEITRLPDGETNVKAFRIKDGDKGDLLIDRTYSKNDTKELWIYGLDDDDVFEVKGKGSRPIFIRLIGGQNNDTYDIQNGSRIKVYDQKSKKNTIKNKGGAAFRITNNYDFNTYNYIKENKTTNLILPTFGYNPDDGFLIGLSDTFTVQGFQQNPFKQKHTIRAGYYFATQSFDINYSGEFANIFGNWNFLLEGRYRNPNFAENYFGFGNETENFDDDLGRDYNRVRIGAYGGAIGVKKDGRYGSTFEFKAKLEGFKVEDTDGRFISEVTPLELDETKYFASAEGTYIYESFDNKANPGRGMHASVTTGATQNIDDSDRVFGYVIPQLQFYNAITKDKKLVLNTKAFGHFNIGNNFEFYQGAQLGRDYGLRGYRRDRFTGRSALAGGADLRYSFNSFRTALTPVQVGVFGGYDVGRVWVPNDTSDTWHNSYGGGLWINAADIVSGTLNVFTADEGVQLSFRIAFSM; encoded by the coding sequence ATGAAAAAAATTAACATCTTTATAACTTTTACACTAGGATTATTGCTCATCTCTTGTGCTACCTACCAACCTCAGTACGCTTCAAACTATCAAAACAATACATCAACATCAAATAATAAAGAAGTTGAGCGCACATTCTATTTGATAGGAAATGCAGGTTATATAGGTGAAACGGAAAAAAACCTAGCGTTAAAATCATTTCAGAATTACATAGCAGATAAAAACACCGAAGATGCCAATTTATTATTCTTAGGAAATAGTTTTTACCCAAAAGGAATGCCTGAAGATGATGAGCCTGCCTTAAACAAAGCTAAAGAGGTAATTAAAAAACAACTTGAAGCCATTAAAGGTTTTGAAGGAACAGTAAATGTATTACCTGGTAATTTAGACTGGAAGTCTGGAGTAGATGGATTAGAGCTAGAAGAAGATTTACTAAAAGAAGCATTAAACTCAGATTCAGTTTTAGAGCCAAATAATGGTTGTCCGCTAGAAGAAGTTGAAATAACAGAAGATGTTCATTTAATAATGATTGACACTCAATGGTACATTGAAAATTGGGATAAGCATCCAAAAATGAATGACAAATGCCAAGTGAAAAATAGAGCAAAATTTTTGGTTGAATTAGAAGGTGAACTTAAAAAAGCAAAACAGCGAACAATTATTTTGGCAATGTATCATCCTTTGTATACCAATGGCCAATACGGCGGAAAATATCCTGCTAAAAACCATTTACTACCTGTTCCTGGTGTAGCCTCGTTAATTACTCAAGTAAGAAGTCAAGGAGCTATATCTACGCAAGATAGATATAATGAATCTTATAATGATTTGATGGAAAGAATTGAGGTACTTGTAAAAGATCACCAAAACCTAGTATTAGTTTCCGGTCATGAAAAATCACTGCAGTATATTGATGGTAGAAATGCAAAACAAGTTATTGTAGGTTCGGGTGGTGATGCAACCGCGGCTGCATTGGGTAATAATGGAGCCTTTGCATATGGAGGTCAAGGTTTTAGTAAAGTAACAATTTATAAAGACAGATCAACTTCGGTAACATTTTTTAAAGCCGAAGAAAATGGAACGGCTACCCGGCTTTTTGAAAAAGAAATAATACAACCTGAAAAAGAATATGACACCTCACAACTACCAAAAAAATTTCCAAAACATGTAAAAGCAGCAGTTTACAATGATAGCTTGGTAAACCGAAGTAGTTTCTTTAAAACCGTTTGGGGGGATCACTATCGTAAAGTTTATGGAAAAGAAGTACTTGCCCCAACTGTAGATTTAGATACGTTGTACGGCGGTTTAACCGTAGAACGAGCAGGAGGAGGGCACCAGACAGTTTCATTGCGATTGGTTGATAAAGAAGGCCACGATTATAATATGAGAGCTCTTAAAAAAAGTGCTGTACAATTTTTACAAACGGTAATCTTAAAAAATGAAGTTATAGAGGATGATTTTAAAAACACCATTCCAGAAGATTTAATATTAGATTTTTATACTGCAGCTCATCCCTACGGAGCGTTTGCCATTCCAAAACTTGCAGACGCAGCAAAAGTATTTCACACCAACCCAAAACTCTTTTATGTACCCAAACAAAAAGCATTGGGAAAATTTAATGATAGATACGGTGATGAATTGTATATGATTGTAGAACGACCCGATGAAGAATATGACGGTGCAATTTTTGACTATGCTGAAGATATTATAAGTACAGATGATGTTTTGGAAGAAATTCGAGATGATGAAGAAAATAAAATAAACCAAAAAGCTTACATACGCGCCCGTGTTTTTGATATGTTGATTGGTGATTGGGATCGTCATAATGATCAATGGCGTTTTGCCCTTCAAGAAGATGAAGATGGGAATAAAATTTATACTCCTATCCCAAGAGATCGCGATCAAGTATTTGCAAACTTTGATGGAGGTTTATTAGATGCGGTACGAACGTTATTCAGTACCAGTCGTCAATTTCAGGTTTATGGTCCTGAGCTTAAACACACCAAGTGGTTTAACAGCGCAGGGATAAAATTAGACCGCGCCTTAGCCGAAAACTACGGAAGAGAAGAATGGATGGCACAAGCCAAGTACATTGAACAAAATGTTACAGATGAAGTAATTGAAGAGGCTTTTAAAGATTTACCAAAAGAAGTGCAAGATGCTACTTCAGAAGAAATAATTAAAAACCTAAAAGGTAGACGTGATAATATAGTAAGAATAGCTTCAGAATACTATGATTACTTCTCCAATTTACAAATATTCACAGGAACAGATAAAGATGATTTGTTTGAAATTACACGCCTACCAGATGGCGAGACCAATGTAAAAGCGTTTAGAATTAAAGATGGTGATAAAGGTGATTTATTAATTGATAGAACCTACTCAAAAAATGATACCAAAGAACTTTGGATTTATGGACTAGATGATGACGATGTTTTTGAAGTAAAAGGTAAAGGTAGTCGTCCTATTTTTATTCGCCTTATAGGTGGTCAAAATAATGATACTTATGATATTCAAAACGGAAGTCGTATAAAAGTGTATGATCAAAAAAGTAAAAAGAATACCATAAAAAATAAAGGTGGAGCGGCGTTTAGAATCACAAATAACTATGACTTTAATACGTATAATTATATTAAAGAAAACAAAACCACCAATTTAATTTTACCAACCTTTGGTTATAACCCAGACGATGGATTTTTAATTGGTCTGTCAGATACATTTACTGTTCAAGGCTTTCAGCAAAATCCGTTTAAGCAAAAACACACCATTAGAGCAGGTTACTATTTTGCTACTCAAAGTTTTGATATTAACTACTCTGGAGAGTTTGCCAATATATTTGGAAACTGGAACTTTTTGCTAGAAGGGCGTTACCGCAACCCAAACTTTGCTGAAAATTATTTTGGCTTCGGAAATGAAACTGAAAACTTTGATGATGATTTAGGAAGAGATTATAACCGAGTTAGAATTGGTGCATATGGTGGTGCAATTGGCGTTAAAAAAGACGGTCGCTACGGAAGCACTTTTGAATTTAAGGCAAAACTTGAAGGATTTAAAGTAGAAGATACCGATGGGCGGTTTATTTCAGAAGTAACACCATTAGAGCTTGATGAAACAAAATATTTTGCTTCAGCCGAAGGAACGTATATATATGAGAGCTTTGATAATAAGGCAAATCCAGGTCGCGGTATGCACGCAAGTGTGACAACCGGTGCCACACAAAATATAGATGATAGCGATCGAGTGTTTGGATATGTAATTCCTCAATTACAATTTTATAATGCGATAACAAAGGACAAAAAGCTGGTTTTAAATACCAAAGCTTTTGGACATTTCAACATTGGTAATAACTTTGAGTTTTATCAAGGAGCACAATTAGGTAGAGATTATGGTCTTCGCGGTTATAGAAGAGATCGTTTCACAGGACGTAGTGCTTTAGCTGGAGGAGCAGACTTGCGATACAGCTTTAATAGTTTTAGAACTGCTTTGACACCGGTACAAGTAGGTGTTTTTGGTGGTTATGACGTAGGTAGAGTATGGGTGCCAAATGATACTTCAGATACTTGGCACAACAGTTACGGTGGAGGTCTATGGATTAATGCAGCAGATATTGTAAGCGGAACCCTCAATGTATTTACTGCAGATGAAGGTGTTCAGCTTTCGTTTAGAATAGCTTTTTCAATGTAA